GTCGACGAGGACGGTGTCGGCCGATTCGAGCCGCTCCTCGAGCAGCGGGAGCGACCGCTCGGCGATGGCGCCTGGCCCGTTCTCCGCGCGGAGTTTCTGGGCGATCTCCCCGTGGTGGCTGGCGGGGTCGAGCCCGCGGTCGCGACACTCCCGGCGGATCACGTCGCCCATCGTCACGACGGGCATACCGAGTTCCCGCGCCACCTCGGCGGCTTCGCCTTTCCCGCTGCCTGGGAGGCCGACGGTCCCGATAACGGTCATTGGCAGTCGCTACTTGCGAGGCGCGCTTAAGCCCTGTGACTGGTCGCGGTCGGGGAAACCGGGGTTCTTTTTGTCCGGGGCCGGCACAGATTCGGTGAGGGTACGTAGCTCAGTCCGGATAGAGCGTCGGACTTCTAACGTGGACGCCGCAGGTGTTCGCGGAAGCCATCCGACGGTCGTGGGTTCGAATCCCACCGTGCCCGTGCAGGGGGGAGCCCAGCGACGACCGAACCGGCACGCAGGGGATTCGAACCCTGGAAGTCGCAGCCCGCGCAGTGAACGAAGTGAGCGAGCAGGACCGTCTTCCTCTGGTTCGAATCCCACCGTGCCCGTCCCAAAACCGTCGGATACCGACTCGAATCGACGAAGTCGAGACGCAGTCGTGAACGCCCTCACACCGCGTCGGAGACGCGAACGGTCAGCACGGGTGCGTCGGCGGTCCGGACGACTTTCTCGGTGACGCTGCCGAGGAGATAGCGGTCGATGCCGCGGCGGCCGTGAGTGCCCATGACGATCATGTCGGCGGCGACCGCGTCGGCGTGGTCGAGGATCTGTTTGTACGGCCCGCCCTCGCGGACCTCGCCCTCGGCGTCGAGACCGGCGTCTTCGAGCCGTTCGACGGCGTCCGCGACGGCCTCGCGGCCGCTCGTCCGGAGCGTCTCGATGGTCGTGCCCTCGGCCGCGCCGCCGCCGAGGTAGGTCGTGTTCACCACGAAGAGGACGTTGACGCTCGCGTCGTGGGCCCGGGCCTGCTCGATGACGTGGTCGAGGGCGGCCGTCGCACCGTCGCTCCCGTCGGTCGGGAAGAGTATCTCGTCGTACACACCCGACCCTACCGGTGCCGGCCACTTAGTTGTGGGCAGCACCCGAGGTTCGCGGCGAGCGGCGGACTTTAGGTCGCGCGGTCCCAGACAGCGTGCATGCTCCGGCTGGCGGTCGCGACGAACGAGGAGACCTTGGAGCGGATGCGCTCCCCGCTCGAAGACCGGGGGATCGAGGCCGAACACGTCCGGACCAGAGAGCGAACGCTCCCGGTGACCGACACCGACGCCGCCGGGGAGTTCGCGGGCTTCGACGTCGGCTTCGTCTACCCCCCGCGGATCATGGAGGGCGGGATTGCCGACGCCCTCCTCTCGGTCCCGTGGGTCAACGACCGAGAGGCGATCCTGACCTCGCGGAACAAGGCCGACGTGCTCGCCCGACTCCACCGTGCCGGCGTCCCCGTCCCGGACACCGTGGCGGTGTCGAACCCGGCCGACAGGAGCGATCTGGTCGCGGCCTTCGAGCGGTTCGAACCGCCGGTGGTCGTCAAGCCCAACTCCGCGACCCGCGGGGTCGGCGTGGCGAAGGCGACGGACGTCGATTCCTTCCTGGGCATCACCGACTACCTCGACCTGGTCCACGACTACCGCGCGACCGGCGACCGGTCCTTCCTCGTCCAGGAGTACCTCCCGGCCGCCCGGGACTACCGTGTCATGGTCGTCGACGGCGAGTACGCGGGTGCGGTGGAACGCCGGCTGCCCGACCCCGCCGTCGAGGCCGGGCAGTGGAAGCACAACGTCCACCGCGGCGCCGAGGCGACCGGCGTCGAGCTTCCGACGGAGTTGCGCGACCTCGCGGAGCGGACGGCCGAGACGCTCGGGATCCCCTGGCTGGGCGTGGACCTGCTGGTGACCGACGACCGCGCCGTCGTCACCGAGACCAACGCGCGGCCGACCATCGATAGCGA
Above is a genomic segment from Halorientalis sp. LT38 containing:
- a CDS encoding universal stress protein, which encodes MYDEILFPTDGSDGATAALDHVIEQARAHDASVNVLFVVNTTYLGGGAAEGTTIETLRTSGREAVADAVERLEDAGLDAEGEVREGGPYKQILDHADAVAADMIVMGTHGRRGIDRYLLGSVTEKVVRTADAPVLTVRVSDAV
- a CDS encoding ATP-grasp domain-containing protein, which gives rise to MLRLAVATNEETLERMRSPLEDRGIEAEHVRTRERTLPVTDTDAAGEFAGFDVGFVYPPRIMEGGIADALLSVPWVNDREAILTSRNKADVLARLHRAGVPVPDTVAVSNPADRSDLVAAFERFEPPVVVKPNSATRGVGVAKATDVDSFLGITDYLDLVHDYRATGDRSFLVQEYLPAARDYRVMVVDGEYAGAVERRLPDPAVEAGQWKHNVHRGAEATGVELPTELRDLAERTAETLGIPWLGVDLLVTDDRAVVTETNARPTIDSESKYGPAFYDDLAALIRRTAGV